In Cryptomeria japonica chromosome 10, Sugi_1.0, whole genome shotgun sequence, a genomic segment contains:
- the LOC131047646 gene encoding protein CANDIDATE G-PROTEIN COUPLED RECEPTOR 7 — translation MCSFCDQFKMGWPSIFLIAIISTLLASSYAEIRHTSINADSRAVIEFEKFGFSAKGHLDISISNLSFTPLGPDPNPSFMGFFLVTEENWFEIKMEYSMLSGSALEAYCVLKNELVTKLFDFGEIDPSTQFFNKPFEAPEANEYKLMFGNCLPKVQVWMNVRTAMYNLQGNGKMDYLSVGQAPLPKLYFSLFFLYMVLGGGWCYVCWKKKKTIHMIHILMGVLVVMKALNLLCEAEDKSYTKRTGTAHGWDIAFYLFSFVKGVMLFTVIVLIGTGWSILKPFLQEKEKRVLMIVIPLQVLANIAAVVIDEAGPSIQGWVTWKQLFLLLDVICCCAVLFPIIWSIKHLREAAQTDGKAARSLMKLTLFRQYYIVVVSYIYFTRIVVFALKTIISYQYSWTCDLTSELATLAFYIFTGYKFRPESHNPYFRLDDEEEEAAAEEAIADDDFEL, via the coding sequence ATGTGTAGTTTTTGTGACCAGTTCAAAATGGGTTGGCCTTCAATTTTTTTAATAGCTATTATTTCAACTCTGTTGGCATCATCATATGCGGAAATCAGACACACATCAATTAATGCAGACAGTAGGGCTGTTATTGAATTTGAGAAATTTGGATTCAGCGCTAAGGGCCATCTGGATATCAGTATATCAAATCTATCATTTACGCCCTTGGGCCCTGATCCAAACCCCTCCTTCATGGGATTTTTTTTAGTTACAGAAGAGAATTGGTTTGAGATCAAAATGGAGTATTCAATGTTGAGCGGTTCAGCTTTAGAGGCATACTGTGTCCTTAAGAATGAACTTGTCACGAAACTTTTTGACTTTGGGGAAATAGATCCGTCCACACAATTTTTCAATAAACCTTTCGAGGCACCAGAAGCAAATGAATACAAGCTCATGTTTGGCAATTGTCTACCTAAAGTTCAGGTGTGGATGAATGTGAGAACGGCCATGTATAATTTACAGGGAAATGGGAAAATGGATTATTTATCAGTAGGGCAGGCTCCATTGCCAAAGCTGTATTTTAGCTTATTTTTCTTGTATATGGTACTAGGTGGGGGTTGGTGTTATGTTTGCTGGAAGAAGAAGAAGACCATTCACATGATCCATATTCTCATGGGTGTCTTGGTTGTCATGAAAGCCCTTAATTTGCTTTGTGAGGCAGAAGATAAATCATATACAAAGCGAACTGGAACTGCCCATGGATGGGATATTGCATTTTATTTGTTTAGTTTTGTGAAGGGTGTTATGCTTTTTACTGTGATTGTCCTCATAGGAACAGGCTGGTCGATTTTGAAACCATTTTTGCAGGAAAAAGAAAAGAGGGTTCTCATGATAGTTATTCCCCTTCAAGTACTCGCAAACATTGCTGCTGTTGTAATAGACGAGGCAGGCCCATCTATACAAGGTTGGGTTACGTGGAAACAGTTGTTTCTGCTTCTGGATGTGATTTGTTGCTGTGCTGTGCTTTTCCCTATTATTTGGTCTATCAAGCATCTTCGAGAAGCTGCGCAGACTGATGGCAAGGCAGCTAGAAGCCTAATGAAGCTCACTCTGTTTCGACAGTACTACATTGTAGTAGTTAGCTACATATACTTCACTCGGATAGTGGTTTTTGCCCTTAAAACAATTATATCTTATCAGTATTCCTGGACCTGTGATTTGACATCCGAACTGGCTACCTTGGCGTTCTACATTTTCACAGGCTACAAATTCAGGCCAGAGTCACACAATCCATATTTCAGactggatgatgaggaggaggaagcTGCTGCTGAAGAGGCTATTGCAGATGATGATTTTGAGCTATGA